In Oryza brachyantha chromosome 2, ObraRS2, whole genome shotgun sequence, a single window of DNA contains:
- the LOC102718804 gene encoding serine/arginine-rich splicing factor RSZ21 isoform X1 yields MARLYVGNLDPRVTSGELEDEFRVFGVLRSVWVARKPPGFAFIDFDDKRDAEDALRDLDGKNGWRVELSRNTSGRGGRDRHGGSEMKCYECGETGHFARECRLRIGPGGLGSGKRRSRSRSRSRSRSPQYRKSPTYGRRSYSPRDRSPRRRSVSPARGRNYSRSPRGRGDSPYADGRDGARYRRSRS; encoded by the exons ATGGCTCGCTTGTATGTTGGTAACTTGGATCCCCGTGTGACTTCCGGGGAACTTGAAGACGAGTTTCGTGTGTTTGGAGTTCTGCGAAG TGTCTGGGTTGCCCGTAAACCACCTGGTTTTGCATTTATTGATTTTGATGACAAGAGGGATGCTGAGGATGCACTCCGTGATTTAGATG GCAAGAATGGATGGAGAGTTGAACTGTCACGCAACACCAGTGGCCGTGGTGGTCGTGATCGACATGGTGGGTCTGAGATGAAGTGCTATGAGTGTGGGGAAACTGGGCACTTTGCTCGTGAATGTCGTTTGCGTATTGGTCCTGGAGGTCTGGGTAGTGGAAAGCGTCGTAGCAGGAgtcgcagccgcagccgcagtcGCAGCCCTCAATACCGCAAGAGCCCGACCTATGGTAGAAG AAGCTACAGCCCTCGTGATCGCTCTCCAAGACGCCGTAGTGTTTCACCAGCTCGTGGGCGCAACTACAGCAGGTCACCACGTGGCCGAGGTGATTCTCCTTACGCTGATGG AAGAGATGGTGCCAGGTACCGTCGTAGCAGAAGCTAG
- the LOC102718804 gene encoding serine/arginine-rich splicing factor RSZ21 isoform X2, with the protein MARLYVGNLDPRVTSGELEDEFRVFGVLRSVWVARKPPGFAFIDFDDKRDAEDALRDLDGKNGWRVELSRNTSGRGGRDRHGGSEMKCYECGETGHFARECRLRIGPGGLGSGKRRSRSRSRSRSRSPQYRKSPTYGRRSYSPRDRSPRRRSVSPARGRNYSRSPRGRGDSPYADGDGARYRRSRS; encoded by the exons ATGGCTCGCTTGTATGTTGGTAACTTGGATCCCCGTGTGACTTCCGGGGAACTTGAAGACGAGTTTCGTGTGTTTGGAGTTCTGCGAAG TGTCTGGGTTGCCCGTAAACCACCTGGTTTTGCATTTATTGATTTTGATGACAAGAGGGATGCTGAGGATGCACTCCGTGATTTAGATG GCAAGAATGGATGGAGAGTTGAACTGTCACGCAACACCAGTGGCCGTGGTGGTCGTGATCGACATGGTGGGTCTGAGATGAAGTGCTATGAGTGTGGGGAAACTGGGCACTTTGCTCGTGAATGTCGTTTGCGTATTGGTCCTGGAGGTCTGGGTAGTGGAAAGCGTCGTAGCAGGAgtcgcagccgcagccgcagtcGCAGCCCTCAATACCGCAAGAGCCCGACCTATGGTAGAAG AAGCTACAGCCCTCGTGATCGCTCTCCAAGACGCCGTAGTGTTTCACCAGCTCGTGGGCGCAACTACAGCAGGTCACCACGTGGCCGAGGTGATTCTCCTTACGCTGATGG AGATGGTGCCAGGTACCGTCGTAGCAGAAGCTAG